A window of the Haloarcula litorea genome harbors these coding sequences:
- a CDS encoding RDD family protein: MPPSTLGLFGVIHMDRRGKVTGELSAFVDDADALFIEYPRDLDDPWLFGRLLARVPTYLLGAMLLQLLVYAPLYVLFVRDLLPTEVVAARAVAAERDLPVHRVDDHPHLQMRDASLPVAALSWLLLAGVAWLAPVATAVTAALALGGGLVPVLARREGYRYPGVALALLGLAGAVAAHLAGLLSAPLVFVGVLSFLAAVVVTVQDRNEVMLDRIERLSAERGYGDAVLVTGKGHLGGLARLARERGLAVRAAHVSKWLRAGTTHEDAAAATLPEVGLGGSDEGVAASDLPGETDDGTSALGRRAAAALLDLVVGGVFAAGGAVATVAAGEAVSGVGDTTLGLAALAAAVAGWLAYHVALETLTGQTLGKRLRGLRVVRQTGRPITAGDALVRNVLRPLDAAFLYGLGVLLVLVTERDQRLGDLAARTVVARTG, from the coding sequence ATGCCGCCCTCCACGCTCGGCCTGTTCGGCGTCATCCACATGGACCGCCGCGGGAAGGTCACCGGAGAGCTGTCGGCGTTCGTCGACGACGCCGACGCCCTGTTCATCGAGTACCCGCGCGACCTCGACGACCCGTGGCTGTTCGGTCGCCTGCTCGCCCGCGTCCCGACGTACCTGCTGGGCGCGATGCTGCTGCAGCTGCTCGTGTACGCGCCGCTGTACGTCCTGTTCGTCCGCGACCTGTTGCCGACGGAAGTCGTCGCGGCGCGGGCCGTCGCCGCCGAGCGCGACCTCCCGGTCCACCGCGTCGACGACCACCCGCACCTCCAGATGCGGGACGCCTCGCTCCCCGTCGCCGCCCTCAGTTGGCTCCTGCTCGCGGGCGTCGCGTGGCTCGCCCCGGTCGCGACGGCCGTCACGGCGGCGCTGGCGCTGGGCGGCGGGCTGGTGCCGGTCCTCGCCCGCCGCGAGGGGTACCGCTATCCGGGCGTGGCGCTGGCCCTGCTCGGCCTCGCGGGTGCCGTCGCCGCCCACCTCGCCGGACTCCTCTCGGCCCCGCTGGTGTTCGTCGGCGTCCTGTCGTTTCTCGCCGCCGTCGTCGTCACCGTCCAGGACCGCAACGAGGTGATGCTCGACCGGATCGAGCGGCTGTCGGCCGAGCGCGGCTACGGGGACGCGGTGCTGGTCACCGGGAAGGGCCACCTGGGCGGCCTCGCCCGGCTGGCGCGCGAGCGCGGGCTCGCCGTCCGGGCGGCCCACGTCTCGAAGTGGCTCCGTGCGGGGACGACCCACGAGGACGCGGCGGCGGCGACGCTCCCGGAGGTCGGGCTCGGCGGGTCCGACGAGGGGGTCGCGGCCAGCGACCTCCCGGGCGAGACCGACGACGGGACCTCGGCGCTGGGCCGTCGGGCGGCGGCGGCGCTGCTCGACCTCGTGGTCGGCGGCGTCTTCGCCGCGGGCGGAGCCGTCGCCACCGTCGCGGCCGGCGAGGCGGTCAGCGGGGTCGGGGACACGACGCTCGGGCTGGCGGCGCTCGCCGCCGCCGTCGCCGGCTGGCTGGCCTACCACGTCGCGCTGGAGACGCTCACCGGACAGACGCTGGGCAAGCGGCTGCGGGGCCTGCGCGTCGTTCGGCAGACCGGGCGGCCGATCACCGCCGGCGACGCGCTCGTCCGGAACGTGTTGCGCCCCCTCGACGCCGCGTTCCTGTACGGGCTCGGCGTCCTGCTGGTCCTGGTGACGGAGCGCGACCAGCGGCTGGGCGACCTCGCCGCCCGGACCGTCGTCGCACGGACCGGCTGA
- a CDS encoding nicotinate phosphoribosyltransferase: MSDSFDIVPPEAIREGRATDAYFDRTVAALEHAGRNPHVVAEVTADQFPTGEWHVLAGLKDAAELLAGRDLDADALPEGQLFDGGPVMRIEGPYLAFCRLETALLGLLSHPTGMATRALECRRAAPDSTVLSFGSRHVHPSLGAVVERSALLGGLDGFSNVAAGDALGREAGGTMPHALVICFGRGQQEAAWRAFDESAPEGTPRIALVDTYSDEVDEALRAVAAVDDLDGVRLDTTGSRRGDFRHIAREVRWTLDAHGHEDVDIFVSGGLGPEQLRELRDVADGFGVGSHVSNADPLDFALDIVEVEGEPAAKRGKLTGTKAVYRTPDGGHHVGLADREGPADADSLLEPLVRDGEIVREFDLDAAAERAAEDAAVVGFAADGD; this comes from the coding sequence ATGAGCGACTCGTTCGACATCGTGCCGCCCGAGGCCATCCGCGAGGGCCGGGCGACGGACGCGTACTTCGACCGGACCGTGGCGGCCCTCGAACACGCGGGTCGGAACCCCCACGTCGTCGCCGAGGTGACCGCCGACCAGTTCCCGACCGGCGAGTGGCACGTCCTGGCGGGGCTGAAAGACGCCGCCGAGCTGCTCGCCGGCCGGGACCTCGACGCGGACGCGCTCCCCGAGGGCCAGCTGTTCGACGGCGGGCCGGTGATGCGCATCGAGGGGCCGTACCTGGCGTTCTGCCGGCTGGAGACGGCGCTGCTGGGCCTGCTCTCCCACCCGACGGGGATGGCGACGCGGGCGCTTGAGTGTCGCCGTGCCGCCCCCGACTCGACGGTGCTGTCTTTCGGCTCCCGGCACGTCCACCCCTCCCTGGGCGCGGTGGTCGAGCGGTCGGCGCTGCTGGGCGGGCTGGACGGCTTCTCGAACGTCGCCGCGGGCGACGCGCTGGGCCGCGAGGCCGGCGGGACGATGCCCCACGCGCTGGTCATCTGTTTCGGCCGCGGCCAGCAGGAGGCCGCGTGGCGGGCCTTCGACGAGTCCGCCCCCGAGGGCACGCCCCGCATCGCGCTGGTCGACACCTACTCGGACGAGGTCGACGAGGCACTGCGGGCCGTCGCGGCCGTCGACGACCTCGACGGCGTCCGACTCGACACCACGGGCTCCCGGCGCGGCGACTTCCGACACATCGCCCGCGAGGTGCGCTGGACGCTGGACGCCCACGGCCACGAGGACGTCGACATCTTCGTCTCCGGCGGCCTCGGTCCCGAACAGCTCCGGGAGCTGCGGGACGTCGCCGACGGGTTCGGCGTCGGCAGCCACGTCTCCAACGCCGACCCGCTGGACTTCGCGCTGGACATCGTCGAGGTCGAGGGCGAACCGGCCGCCAAGCGCGGGAAGCTCACCGGGACGAAGGCCGTCTACCGGACCCCCGACGGCGGCCACCACGTCGGGCTGGCCGACCGCGAGGGGCCGGCCGACGCCGACTCGCTGCTGGAACCGCTCGTGCGTGACGGCGAGATCGTCCGCGAGTTCGACCTCGACGCGGCCGCCGAGCGCGCCGCCGAGGACGCCGCCGTGGTCGGCTTCGCCGCGGACGGCGACTGA